From a single Streptomyces sp. NBC_00237 genomic region:
- a CDS encoding TetR/AcrR family transcriptional regulator has translation MSPRRSVAEAQATKGRILSRAAEIASEEGLDGITIGRLAEALEMSKSGVHKHFGTKESLQISTLDKAFVDFWHRVVEPALGEPPGLRRLRAVCANSVEYLETPLLPGGCLMTAALTEYDGRPGRVRDAVAEVWSRWQEQLRADLTAAVENAELPDGFDIDQALFEIIAAGLALNAAMQLRHDRAATNRARLAIERALSQP, from the coding sequence ATGTCGCCACGCCGCTCAGTAGCCGAAGCGCAGGCCACCAAGGGCCGGATCCTCAGCCGCGCCGCTGAGATCGCCTCCGAGGAAGGGCTGGACGGCATCACCATCGGCCGACTCGCCGAGGCACTGGAGATGAGCAAGTCCGGAGTACACAAACACTTCGGCACCAAGGAGTCGCTGCAGATCTCCACGCTGGACAAGGCGTTCGTGGACTTCTGGCACCGGGTGGTCGAGCCCGCGCTGGGCGAACCACCTGGCCTGCGGCGGCTGCGTGCGGTGTGCGCCAACTCCGTGGAGTACCTGGAAACGCCGCTGCTGCCCGGCGGCTGCCTGATGACCGCAGCGCTCACCGAGTACGACGGCCGCCCCGGACGGGTCCGCGACGCGGTGGCCGAAGTGTGGTCACGTTGGCAGGAACAGCTGCGGGCGGATCTGACCGCAGCTGTGGAGAACGCCGAACTGCCGGACGGGTTCGACATCGACCAGGCCCTTTTCGAGATCATCGCCGCCGGACTGGCACTGAACGCCGCCATGCAACTCCGGCACGACCGCGCGGCCACGAACCGGGCCCGCCTCGCGATCGAACGGGCACTGAGCCAGCCCTGA
- a CDS encoding phosphatidylinositol-specific phospholipase C, whose product MSPTRREVLKWSAGVSGLATATMLGLPSVATAASWSAQSWMGQLSSGLPVTKLTIPGTHNTCATSGVPAAKCQDWDLLTQLNNGIRFLDIRLNGLQGSKNEMGVYHSNVYMKKRFQDVLNDCDYFLRSNPNEVVIMRIRNENAGGQALGAEEFRRRFNWHLDDPSMHFRPLFWTNPAWPSLGQARGKVVLLTDFAHDWATLRWGSDYCDIQDDYNVSDDAKRKAIVEQFDDAWWRPNISQMFINFTSTAKGPIPDPSIGAKKILPSVYAYLEPRKAERARFGIVPMDFPNYRPDILNLLINKNFI is encoded by the coding sequence ATGAGCCCTACCCGCCGTGAGGTCTTGAAGTGGAGCGCTGGAGTCAGCGGCCTGGCCACCGCCACGATGCTGGGTCTGCCGAGTGTGGCCACCGCCGCGTCCTGGTCCGCCCAGTCCTGGATGGGACAGCTGTCCAGCGGCCTGCCCGTGACGAAACTGACCATTCCTGGAACGCACAACACCTGTGCCACCAGCGGCGTCCCTGCCGCAAAATGCCAGGACTGGGATCTGCTGACCCAGCTGAACAACGGCATCCGTTTTCTCGACATCCGTCTGAACGGACTGCAGGGAAGCAAGAACGAGATGGGTGTCTACCACAGCAACGTGTACATGAAGAAGCGGTTCCAGGACGTTCTCAACGACTGTGACTACTTCCTGCGGAGCAATCCGAACGAAGTCGTCATCATGCGGATCAGGAATGAGAACGCGGGCGGCCAGGCACTCGGTGCGGAGGAGTTCCGACGCCGCTTCAACTGGCACCTGGATGATCCGTCGATGCATTTCCGCCCGCTCTTCTGGACCAACCCCGCTTGGCCCTCCCTGGGCCAAGCCCGCGGCAAGGTCGTGCTCCTCACCGACTTCGCCCACGACTGGGCCACTCTCAGGTGGGGTTCGGACTACTGTGACATCCAGGATGACTACAACGTCTCCGACGACGCGAAAAGGAAGGCCATCGTCGAGCAGTTCGACGATGCCTGGTGGCGTCCCAACATTTCCCAGATGTTCATCAACTTCACGAGTACAGCCAAGGGGCCCATTCCCGATCCTTCTATCGGGGCGAAGAAGATCCTCCCCAGCGTGTACGCGTACCTGGAACCCAGGAAGGCCGAGCGAGCCCGCTTCGGCATCGTGCCCATGGACTTCCCCAATTACCGCCCCGACATCCTGAACCTGTTGATCAACAAGAACTTCATCTGA
- a CDS encoding amidase family protein has product MRGIELNTVTIPELQKRMASGSLTPSGLTRAYLKRIKTIDPKIHAVLRTDPTALQQASRSDTRHRRGTVLGPLDGIPVLIKDNVDTKGLLSTAGSLALATAAPHKDADLVTRLREAGAVILGKTNLSEWANFRAARPTSGWSAVGGQTNNPYVLDRNPCGSSAGSGAALAASLAQVAIGTETDGSIVCPAGMNGVVGLKPTLGLVSGRGVVPISAEQDTAGPMARNVVDVALTLSALREKGYVTGGGAAPTAPQASGTTAGASTQASMRGRRIGLWRLPSLGKDVDMIMTASAQRLRSAGATVVEVTPPYQDRLAELEFPALLSEFHRDIDAYLAGRRGPRNLAELTAFHRGNPAEQTCFAGVELFESALKAPPTTDPQYRAARAELIRLARKSIDDTMAAHRLDAIAAPTNPPAWTTDCARGDNDVIPSSTPAAVAGYPSLSVPAGSVGELPVGLLLMSGKHKDDALLSLGAQVEQRLHAWRAPRYLPTLPTPTASEEPRGNGR; this is encoded by the coding sequence CTGCGGGGCATCGAACTGAACACGGTGACGATCCCCGAGCTCCAGAAGCGCATGGCGAGCGGGTCCCTCACCCCCTCGGGGCTTACCCGCGCCTACCTGAAGCGGATCAAGACGATCGATCCGAAGATCCACGCCGTGCTGCGCACCGATCCCACCGCCCTCCAGCAGGCTTCCCGGAGCGACACCCGGCACCGGCGCGGCACCGTCCTCGGTCCGCTCGACGGCATCCCGGTACTGATCAAGGACAACGTGGACACCAAGGGCCTGCTCTCGACGGCGGGTTCCCTCGCCCTCGCCACGGCCGCCCCGCACAAGGACGCCGACCTGGTCACCCGCCTGCGTGAGGCCGGAGCGGTGATCCTCGGCAAGACGAACTTGTCAGAATGGGCCAACTTCCGGGCCGCGCGGCCCACTTCGGGCTGGTCCGCGGTCGGCGGACAGACGAACAACCCCTACGTCCTCGACCGGAACCCCTGCGGATCCTCGGCAGGCTCCGGGGCCGCGCTGGCGGCCTCCCTGGCCCAAGTGGCCATCGGCACCGAGACGGACGGCTCCATCGTGTGTCCCGCCGGGATGAACGGAGTGGTCGGGCTCAAGCCCACGCTGGGCCTGGTGAGCGGCCGAGGCGTCGTACCGATCTCCGCCGAGCAGGACACCGCAGGACCGATGGCGCGCAATGTCGTCGACGTGGCGCTGACACTGTCCGCCCTGCGGGAGAAGGGGTACGTCACGGGCGGGGGCGCGGCCCCCACCGCCCCTCAAGCGAGCGGTACGACCGCCGGTGCCAGCACCCAGGCAAGCATGCGGGGGCGGCGGATCGGCCTGTGGCGGCTGCCGTCGCTCGGCAAGGACGTGGACATGATCATGACGGCGTCGGCGCAGCGGCTGCGGAGCGCCGGTGCGACCGTCGTCGAGGTCACCCCGCCGTACCAGGACCGCCTGGCCGAGCTGGAATTCCCCGCGCTGCTGAGCGAGTTCCACCGCGACATCGACGCCTATCTCGCCGGTCGGCGCGGTCCCCGGAACCTCGCCGAGCTGACCGCATTCCATCGCGGCAACCCCGCGGAACAGACGTGCTTCGCAGGTGTGGAACTGTTCGAGAGCGCACTCAAGGCGCCGCCCACGACGGACCCGCAGTACCGGGCCGCGCGCGCCGAACTCATCAGGCTGGCACGCAAGTCGATCGACGACACGATGGCCGCCCATCGCCTGGACGCCATCGCCGCGCCGACCAACCCGCCCGCCTGGACCACCGACTGCGCCCGGGGGGACAACGATGTGATCCCCTCCTCCACCCCCGCCGCCGTCGCCGGATACCCCTCCCTCTCGGTACCGGCCGGGTCCGTGGGGGAACTGCCCGTCGGCCTGCTGCTCATGTCCGGGAAGCACAAGGACGATGCGCTGCTGTCTCTCGGCGCACAAGTCGAACAGCGTCTGCACGCGTGGCGCGCCCCGCGCTACCTCCCGACCTTGCCGACTCCCACAGCCTCGGAGGAGCCCCGCGGCAACGGTCGCTGA
- a CDS encoding MFS transporter, which yields MGARHDAELVVASLNMAAATRGGDVKGVIFHSDRGSEYGSWRIRRTCRRLGVTQSMGRVGSCFDSAVSEAFNSVLKVEYVYRHTFATRTEARLRIATWITGFYNTHRLHSVQAFGGAVATIAGPLVMAASGISAQHSLWFSLAGFVAGLCAVVAGARLIDRVNRRTLGIWSCVGVFVAGLGIAFLGPKAPALLLAFFVLYSLLTWFGPGVLSWVWSSEAFPTHLRGIGSGVAQAVTRLMIAMNVVLAPHLLERFGLRSVALYASAYVLAAAVVALSPFLATTGKELEEINIGRE from the coding sequence ATGGGCGCACGCCATGACGCCGAACTGGTCGTCGCATCCTTGAACATGGCCGCGGCCACCCGCGGCGGTGACGTGAAGGGCGTGATCTTCCACAGCGACCGCGGCAGCGAATACGGGTCCTGGCGCATTCGCCGGACCTGTCGCCGCCTGGGCGTGACCCAGTCCATGGGCCGCGTCGGATCGTGTTTCGACAGCGCCGTCAGCGAGGCGTTCAACAGCGTGCTCAAGGTCGAGTACGTCTACCGGCACACGTTCGCCACCCGCACCGAGGCCCGGCTGCGGATCGCGACCTGGATCACCGGCTTCTACAACACGCATCGACTACACAGCGTGCAGGCATTCGGCGGCGCTGTCGCCACCATTGCGGGCCCGCTCGTCATGGCGGCCAGTGGTATCAGTGCGCAGCATTCGCTGTGGTTCTCGTTGGCCGGGTTCGTCGCGGGTCTGTGCGCCGTTGTCGCGGGTGCCCGGCTGATCGACCGGGTCAACCGCAGGACGCTGGGCATCTGGTCCTGCGTCGGCGTCTTCGTCGCAGGTCTGGGGATCGCCTTCCTCGGCCCGAAGGCCCCGGCGCTTCTGCTGGCGTTCTTCGTCCTCTACTCGCTGCTCACTTGGTTCGGGCCCGGCGTGCTGTCCTGGGTGTGGTCGTCGGAGGCGTTTCCCACGCACCTGCGCGGGATCGGAAGCGGTGTCGCGCAGGCCGTCACCCGTCTCATGATCGCGATGAACGTGGTTCTGGCGCCGCACCTCCTGGAGCGGTTCGGATTGCGCTCCGTCGCCCTGTACGCGTCCGCCTATGTGCTTGCTGCGGCTGTCGTCGCTCTCTCCCCTTTCCTCGCCACCACGGGCAAGGAGCTCGAGGAAATCAACATCGGCCGGGAGTAG
- a CDS encoding CsbD family protein has protein sequence MAADKKAKAKAEQAKGTVKKAAGSAVGNKRLKNEGRAEKAKGDARQAKEKGKDALKD, from the coding sequence ATGGCAGCAGACAAGAAGGCCAAGGCCAAGGCCGAGCAGGCCAAGGGCACAGTCAAGAAGGCCGCCGGCAGCGCGGTCGGCAACAAGCGCCTGAAGAACGAAGGCCGGGCCGAGAAGGCCAAGGGCGACGCCCGCCAGGCGAAGGAGAAGGGCAAGGACGCACTGAAGGACTGA
- a CDS encoding MBL fold metallo-hydrolase, whose protein sequence is MRVRRLGWAGLEIEADGKRLVIDYVRDISPLFTGWKPGTWLTAPTGKVDAALVTHLHRDHTDASALAEVLVPGAPVLRPAPGHGDDVDNVTTLLAESELTGHGLAATVVDVWSAREIGPFRVTAVPAVDGLGDQQVNWVVEAHGQRIFHGGDTMFHGYWWLIARRFSPFDAVFLPANGPVVDAPHLQPPSPVLAALDPRQAAAAAEILDARYVVPIHYEPEQPEKIAGYVEVADPAKELREHAGPRARVLAVGEWLDLTP, encoded by the coding sequence ATGCGAGTGCGACGGCTGGGCTGGGCGGGACTGGAGATAGAGGCCGATGGCAAGCGGCTGGTGATCGACTACGTGCGGGACATTTCGCCGCTGTTCACCGGATGGAAGCCCGGCACGTGGTTGACGGCACCGACCGGGAAGGTCGATGCCGCGCTGGTCACTCACCTGCACCGTGATCACACCGACGCATCCGCGCTCGCGGAGGTGTTGGTACCAGGAGCGCCTGTGCTGCGGCCGGCTCCCGGCCATGGTGATGACGTGGACAACGTGACGACGTTGCTGGCGGAAAGCGAACTGACCGGGCACGGACTGGCGGCGACGGTCGTCGACGTCTGGTCCGCCCGTGAGATCGGGCCGTTCCGTGTCACCGCCGTTCCGGCCGTGGACGGGCTGGGCGACCAGCAGGTGAACTGGGTGGTCGAGGCCCACGGACAGCGGATCTTCCACGGTGGCGACACGATGTTCCACGGGTACTGGTGGCTCATCGCGCGCCGGTTCAGTCCGTTCGACGCGGTGTTCCTGCCCGCCAACGGGCCCGTCGTCGACGCGCCGCATCTGCAGCCGCCGAGCCCGGTCCTTGCGGCGCTGGACCCGAGGCAGGCGGCTGCGGCGGCGGAGATCCTCGACGCCCGGTACGTGGTGCCGATCCACTACGAACCGGAGCAGCCGGAAAAGATCGCGGGCTACGTCGAGGTCGCCGACCCGGCGAAGGAACTGCGCGAGCACGCCGGACCGCGCGCCCGCGTGCTGGCCGTCGGCGAATGGCTGGACTTGACTCCATGA
- a CDS encoding S24 family peptidase: MPRQLVGEGDLFALTAVGESMTGAHITDGDQVVVRSQNEAQNGDVIAAMTAEGETTVKRFKRDGDQAWLLPANPLFTGCCPSSAPRRPR; this comes from the coding sequence ATGCCGCGCCAACTGGTCGGCGAGGGAGACCTGTTCGCCCTTACCGCCGTCGGCGAATCCATGACCGGCGCGCACATCACCGACGGCGACCAAGTCGTTGTCCGCTCCCAGAACGAAGCACAGAACGGGGACGTCATCGCCGCCATGACCGCCGAGGGCGAAACCACCGTCAAGCGCTTCAAGCGCGACGGCGACCAGGCATGGCTCCTCCCCGCCAACCCGCTCTTCACTGGCTGCTGCCCGTCTTCGGCACCGCGCCGGCCGCGGTGA
- a CDS encoding IS3 family transposase has product MIRQIFEGSGGAYGSPKVWLLLVRAGWRVSVNTVACLMAELGLAGRKVHRRRGLTRPGKRPAAPDFVWRDFTADAPDQVWCGDMTAITTDEGKLYLATVIDLFSRPAARLRDGRTP; this is encoded by the coding sequence GTGATCCGACAGATCTTCGAGGGCTCCGGCGGCGCTTACGGCTCTCCGAAGGTCTGGCTTCTCCTGGTCCGCGCGGGCTGGCGGGTCTCGGTGAATACCGTCGCCTGTCTGATGGCCGAGCTCGGCCTGGCCGGACGGAAGGTCCACCGACGGCGCGGGCTGACCCGGCCCGGCAAACGGCCGGCGGCCCCGGACTTCGTGTGGCGGGACTTCACCGCGGACGCTCCTGACCAGGTGTGGTGCGGCGACATGACCGCGATCACCACCGATGAGGGCAAGCTCTACCTGGCCACCGTCATCGACCTGTTCTCGCGCCCGGCTGCTCGGTTACGCGATGGGCGCACGCCATGA
- a CDS encoding UDP-N-acetylmuramoyl-L-alanyl-D-glutamate--2,6-diaminopimelate ligase: MQLSELLAGQEHQVLQGDPITTPITAGATFDVDRVTPGSVFVAVPGHREGGTASVPAAFARGAAAVIVESADPALPETLWPASRCTVRVPDARRAAAVVASRYYGEPGREMDMLAVTGTNGKTSVSYMVESVLRLSAAAEVGVIGTSGSRIGDELIPMPPSVLTTPESPDLQYLLGYMRDRAVTSVVLEATSMALLTHRVDRTFIDVGVFTNLTQDHLDDHGTMANYRDAKLRLFQGLCRRAVVNADDPVGAGIPAMMPGAVTTYALDNPADYRATDLVVSASGTRFTLHHGGRARPAAIPFPGRYAVANALAALASCHVLGHDLDSLVAALAQMPPVPGRFERFDTPDGTSVIVDYAHSPDSLEKVLTTIGGYSRGRVITVFGCGGDRDTTKRAAMGRIAGTYSDLCVLTSDNPRNEAPETILDQIAPGLASTGTPFERLADRRAAIAFALSAAGPDDIVLLAGKGSEPHQTVREELIPFSDMAVARELALQQTAARFPAARPAAGPQLQPTARPPLAVGDGAATTAERAGSGPVS, encoded by the coding sequence GTGCAGTTGAGCGAGTTGCTGGCCGGACAGGAACACCAGGTACTTCAGGGCGACCCGATCACGACGCCGATCACCGCAGGCGCGACCTTCGACGTCGACCGGGTCACTCCCGGTTCCGTCTTCGTCGCCGTGCCCGGTCACCGGGAGGGCGGGACCGCCTCCGTCCCGGCGGCGTTCGCCCGCGGAGCGGCGGCCGTCATCGTCGAGAGTGCCGACCCAGCGCTCCCGGAGACGCTCTGGCCCGCGAGCAGGTGCACTGTGCGGGTGCCGGACGCCCGGCGGGCCGCCGCCGTGGTGGCCTCCCGGTACTACGGCGAGCCGGGGCGGGAGATGGACATGTTGGCGGTCACCGGGACCAACGGCAAGACCTCGGTGTCGTACATGGTCGAGTCCGTGCTGCGGCTCTCGGCGGCGGCCGAGGTGGGAGTCATCGGGACGTCGGGCAGCCGGATCGGCGACGAGCTGATCCCGATGCCGCCCTCGGTTCTCACCACCCCCGAGTCGCCCGACCTCCAGTACCTCCTGGGGTACATGCGCGACCGCGCGGTCACCAGCGTGGTGCTCGAAGCCACCTCGATGGCACTGCTGACCCACCGGGTGGACCGTACGTTCATCGACGTCGGAGTGTTCACCAACCTGACCCAGGACCACCTGGACGACCACGGCACGATGGCCAACTACCGGGACGCCAAGCTCCGGCTCTTCCAGGGCCTGTGCCGTCGCGCGGTGGTCAACGCCGACGACCCGGTCGGGGCGGGGATCCCCGCGATGATGCCGGGTGCTGTGACCACGTACGCCCTCGACAATCCGGCGGACTACCGGGCCACCGACCTGGTGGTGAGCGCGTCCGGCACCCGCTTCACCCTCCACCACGGCGGGCGCGCCCGCCCGGCCGCCATTCCCTTCCCGGGCCGGTACGCCGTCGCCAACGCGCTCGCGGCCCTCGCCTCCTGCCACGTCCTGGGGCACGACCTCGACTCCCTGGTCGCCGCGCTGGCCCAGATGCCGCCGGTACCCGGCCGGTTCGAGCGTTTCGATACCCCGGACGGCACCTCGGTGATCGTGGACTACGCGCACTCCCCCGACTCCCTGGAGAAGGTGCTGACCACCATCGGCGGCTACTCGCGCGGCCGGGTGATCACCGTGTTCGGCTGCGGCGGCGACCGGGACACCACGAAACGGGCCGCCATGGGAAGGATCGCCGGGACCTACTCCGACCTGTGCGTCCTGACCTCGGACAACCCTCGCAACGAGGCCCCGGAGACGATCCTGGACCAGATCGCACCCGGCCTCGCCTCAACGGGCACGCCGTTCGAGAGGCTGGCCGACCGGCGCGCGGCGATCGCGTTCGCGCTGTCGGCGGCAGGGCCGGACGACATCGTCCTGCTCGCGGGCAAGGGCAGCGAACCGCACCAGACCGTGCGGGAGGAACTGATCCCGTTCAGCGACATGGCTGTCGCGCGCGAGCTCGCCCTGCAACAGACCGCCGCCCGGTTCCCCGCCGCCCGGCCCGCTGCGGGACCGCAGCTGCAGCCGACCGCCCGCCCACCGCTGGCGGTCGGGGACGGCGCAGCGACCACCGCGGAGCGCGCCGGGTCAGGTCCGGTGTCGTAG
- a CDS encoding restriction endonuclease codes for MTAYRERVHDLYESAADDRCGHFVLWKPVEPLIVVSLTGEWVFARPSASDATTLVERWEDPLLARYSAITRADSAAHVQQVLCMDHGYVMVQRHELNQVHFELDVAPSSHLGHAAWAGAQLADAHAQSSAQQVAIERAVAALTGYSLDHEQLALLRRELGEISLQRGGVRGRAFEEWMFRLLLAHGCRAERGIPHGGEQLDFLVLEPFHAVMECRWKQSRLQPGELSDLRGKLAHRPALVAGIYVSMSGFTPNTAEHAAREAHSRAVLLWGLDDVQQLLSGSVHVQDLFKQHVAAHIRGY; via the coding sequence TTGACGGCTTACCGCGAGCGGGTCCATGACCTGTACGAGTCGGCGGCGGATGACCGGTGCGGCCACTTCGTCCTGTGGAAGCCGGTCGAGCCCCTGATCGTCGTGTCCCTCACGGGCGAGTGGGTGTTTGCGCGTCCCTCGGCGTCCGATGCGACCACGTTGGTCGAACGCTGGGAAGATCCGCTGTTGGCCCGGTACAGCGCGATAACCAGAGCGGACTCGGCCGCTCATGTGCAGCAGGTCCTGTGCATGGATCACGGCTACGTAATGGTGCAGCGGCACGAGCTGAATCAGGTCCACTTCGAGCTCGACGTCGCACCCTCCTCACATCTGGGACATGCGGCGTGGGCTGGTGCCCAGCTTGCCGACGCCCATGCCCAGTCCTCGGCCCAGCAGGTGGCAATCGAGCGTGCTGTCGCCGCCTTGACCGGGTACTCCCTCGACCACGAGCAGTTGGCGCTCCTGCGCCGCGAGCTCGGAGAGATTTCCCTCCAGCGTGGCGGAGTGCGTGGGCGGGCCTTCGAGGAGTGGATGTTCCGCCTGCTGCTCGCCCATGGGTGTCGGGCGGAGCGGGGGATCCCGCACGGCGGTGAGCAGCTCGACTTCCTCGTGTTGGAACCCTTCCACGCGGTGATGGAGTGCCGGTGGAAGCAGTCGCGTCTTCAGCCGGGGGAGCTCTCGGACTTGCGTGGCAAGCTCGCCCATCGTCCCGCGTTGGTTGCGGGCATCTACGTGTCGATGTCGGGGTTCACGCCCAACACTGCCGAGCATGCGGCACGCGAGGCTCATAGCCGTGCGGTGCTGCTGTGGGGCCTCGACGATGTACAGCAGTTGCTGTCCGGCTCGGTCCACGTCCAGGATCTGTTCAAGCAGCACGTCGCCGCACATATCCGCGGGTACTGA
- a CDS encoding group II intron maturase-specific domain-containing protein: MSREVRGWHLHTRTDLTFRELARRVNPKLAGWINYYGRFRPWELTPLLTRINCPSPRSVESVIAGKLGFMGSKQRTYTPEFREGAVRIVIETGRPIPEVAEELGVHSGTLHS; encoded by the coding sequence ATCAGCAGGGAGGTGCGGGGCTGGCATCTGCACACCCGCACCGATCTGACCTTCCGGGAGCTCGCGCGCAGGGTCAACCCCAAGCTCGCGGGCTGGATCAACTACTACGGCCGGTTCCGGCCCTGGGAGCTGACCCCTCTCCTGACGCGCATCAACTGTCCCTCCCCTCGTAGCGTGGAGTCCGTGATTGCAGGGAAGTTGGGGTTCATGGGGTCCAAGCAACGGACGTACACGCCTGAGTTTCGTGAGGGTGCTGTACGCATCGTGATCGAGACGGGCAGGCCGATCCCGGAGGTCGCCGAGGAGCTCGGCGTGCACTCCGGCACGTTGCACAGCTGA
- a CDS encoding ABC transporter substrate-binding protein, producing the protein MAGPGRGRGRRTGWVGELPPWWRRWPGNAILGVVVLALVAGGLVLWLRPDPPVDTSCATGVERVEGVCVGITDGSYHFDEKNLGPLFERIHKENAAVDAESAKQGGASHVGIAYLMSMVPDAKDTNTPDSVRHELQGAYIAQMEANHSNKYGDVPKIKLMLAHLGNGPAQAEATLRQLRLRTPAEHLVAVAGLGTSTAATEAVIRRITAAPAQGGLQLAAVGSVLTADTLSRVPGLVRVAPVNSDEASAAAAFLKQKENAKKRVLVVQDERADDAYTKTLGDKFLAVMPPQRLAGPTEKYDSSQAGVATAFKTRMSTICAARPDVVYFAGRGIDLPRFLAPLKDRPCVKDRPVLVISGDDASQTAQAAGFQDIKDTLRDGNVRLVYTGLAHPQSWEKLPDAYPGPAMPSFGPSGRFSALFKEEALDDGQAIMGHDAVLTAVAGIRLVARNSETNNGAVSGSEVIQIWRSLHGPETVKGASGLISLGGDGSPERKAVPLIEIGANGKVSTLAVSAQGGKPLTEKDLSGQGGG; encoded by the coding sequence ATGGCAGGACCGGGCAGGGGCCGGGGGCGTCGCACCGGCTGGGTGGGGGAGCTGCCCCCGTGGTGGCGGCGCTGGCCCGGAAACGCGATCCTGGGCGTGGTGGTACTCGCTCTCGTGGCGGGTGGTCTGGTGCTGTGGCTGAGGCCCGACCCGCCGGTGGACACCTCGTGCGCGACCGGCGTGGAGCGGGTCGAAGGCGTGTGCGTGGGCATCACCGACGGTTCGTACCACTTCGACGAGAAGAACCTGGGCCCGCTCTTCGAGCGCATCCACAAAGAGAACGCCGCGGTGGACGCCGAGTCCGCGAAGCAGGGCGGGGCCAGTCACGTCGGCATCGCGTATCTCATGTCGATGGTGCCGGACGCCAAGGACACGAACACCCCCGACTCGGTACGGCACGAGCTGCAGGGCGCCTACATCGCGCAGATGGAGGCCAACCACTCGAACAAGTACGGCGACGTCCCCAAGATCAAGCTGATGCTCGCCCACCTCGGCAACGGCCCGGCACAGGCCGAGGCCACCTTGCGGCAGCTCCGGCTGCGTACCCCGGCGGAGCACCTCGTCGCGGTCGCCGGCCTCGGCACCAGCACGGCGGCCACCGAAGCGGTGATCCGCCGGATCACCGCTGCCCCCGCCCAAGGAGGACTCCAACTTGCCGCAGTGGGTTCGGTGTTGACTGCCGACACCCTCAGTAGGGTGCCGGGTCTCGTGCGCGTCGCGCCCGTCAACTCGGACGAGGCGTCGGCCGCGGCCGCGTTCCTGAAACAGAAGGAGAACGCGAAGAAGCGGGTGCTGGTGGTGCAGGACGAACGGGCGGACGACGCCTACACCAAGACGCTGGGCGACAAGTTCCTCGCCGTCATGCCGCCCCAGCGGCTGGCGGGTCCGACGGAGAAGTACGACTCGTCGCAGGCCGGGGTGGCGACCGCGTTCAAGACCCGGATGTCGACGATCTGCGCGGCCAGGCCGGACGTCGTGTACTTCGCGGGCCGGGGCATCGACCTGCCGCGCTTCCTGGCTCCGCTCAAGGACCGGCCGTGCGTGAAAGACCGTCCAGTGCTGGTGATCTCCGGGGACGACGCTTCGCAGACGGCGCAGGCGGCCGGGTTCCAGGACATCAAGGACACCCTGCGGGACGGCAATGTGCGGCTCGTCTACACGGGGCTCGCACACCCGCAGAGCTGGGAAAAGCTGCCGGACGCGTACCCGGGGCCGGCGATGCCGTCGTTCGGTCCCAGTGGCCGGTTCAGTGCCCTGTTCAAGGAGGAGGCGCTGGACGACGGGCAGGCGATCATGGGGCACGACGCGGTTCTCACGGCGGTGGCCGGAATCCGCCTGGTCGCGAGGAACTCCGAAACCAACAACGGGGCGGTGTCCGGCTCCGAGGTCATCCAGATCTGGCGCTCCCTGCACGGCCCGGAAACGGTGAAGGGCGCCAGCGGGCTGATCTCGCTGGGCGGCGACGGGTCGCCGGAACGGAAGGCGGTGCCGCTCATCGAGATCGGCGCGAACGGAAAGGTCTCCACCCTGGCGGTCTCGGCGCAGGGCGGAAAGCCGCTGACGGAGAAGGACTTGTCGGGGCAGGGCGGGGGCTGA
- a CDS encoding winged helix-turn-helix domain-containing protein: MRAAELFEQEIGPPEVARRLRVTRKSAHQWQQFGRAGGARALVSRGASGSRCRLAQRCLGKLAGYLGEGPAAHGWVEDQVCAAARVVTLIGRKFHVSYSVSGATRLTHRLGFSPQVPVRRVAERDEEAVAVWKEATWAEVKERGRPVGAISVSRTRQGSPADRPAGAPGDDAASRRS, translated from the coding sequence ATGCGGGCTGCCGAGTTGTTCGAGCAGGAGATCGGGCCGCCGGAGGTGGCGCGGCGGCTGCGGGTGACTCGGAAGTCGGCCCACCAGTGGCAGCAGTTTGGGCGTGCGGGCGGGGCGAGGGCCCTGGTCTCGCGCGGTGCGAGCGGCTCGCGGTGTCGCCTGGCTCAGCGCTGCCTGGGCAAGCTTGCTGGATACCTCGGCGAGGGGCCGGCGGCGCACGGCTGGGTGGAGGACCAGGTGTGCGCCGCCGCGCGAGTGGTCACGCTGATCGGCCGGAAGTTCCACGTCTCCTACAGCGTCTCGGGCGCGACGAGGCTGACGCACCGGCTCGGCTTCAGCCCGCAGGTGCCCGTGCGTCGGGTCGCAGAACGCGACGAGGAGGCCGTCGCCGTGTGGAAGGAGGCGACCTGGGCGGAGGTAAAAGAGCGCGGGCGGCCTGTGGGGGCTATCTCTGTTTCGAGGACGAGGCAGGGTTCACCCGCCGACCGCCCCGCGGGCGCACCTGGGGACGACGCGGCATCACGCCGGTCGTGA